In the genome of Cervus elaphus chromosome 5, mCerEla1.1, whole genome shotgun sequence, the window CTGCCTTGCCCGATAAACACTATGTTCACACCAAGTGAAGCCAGATGAAGTCAAGGTCTACTGTGACTACTGTGAGAACAAAGTCTTCACAGTCATCTGGAAAGCAGTGGAAGCGTCAGGTCATCCCAGGGCAAGTGAATCTAATCCGCCTCAACTCTAAACCGGCTGGGCCAACAGCAATACTTTCGTGTTGTGAGTATCGATTCCATTTCAGCAAAACATCCAAGAGCATGTTGATGTTCACTTGAATATTACTGTAAAAGTAACTTTGTTGTAATCcactttgctttgattttttaatggctgaataaaaaATTCAAGCCCAGGGGTTTAAACTTTGCTATCATGTGGACATAAAtaacagtaaaaaataatttgGGCAAATGTGGGGACTGGGGAGAttttggctgtgtgtgtgtgtgtgtgtgtgtgtgtgtgtgttttccttctaAGGATGAGTTTGAAAACTCAGGTGATCTGAAGACTGGCCAAAAGAAGACAATCACTCCTGTGTTGCCATGACAGGGCACCCGAGTGCTCTCTGGAGGTCAGCGCCCTACTCCTGTAAAGTTCCCATCATCACCCCTATAACCTCTTTGCATTATGGGTTATTTCGCTCATGAGTTTCCCCTTCTAACTGGTGAGCAAGGTGGGGATGAAAAGTCGGCCCCTCCACGTGTACACGCCACAGCACTTAGCAGTGTGCCACACATGGAAGATGACACTATCTGTCGGATCTGTGGGAAAACAGGCTCACAAGCTGCACCCGAGTGGTCTGCCCGCAGCGTCCGTGCATTTGCTGTCTACCCTGGCTTCGTTTTAAGAACgctgcctgccagcacagggcctggcaacTCCCAGGATCGACTGTTGAACACTTGGGACTGCTCGCGGTGGTCTCGGCGTGGCCGCTCCCCTCCGGGTATGTACCTTGGTACCGCAGGGGGCCCCTGGAGTTCGGACACGTGACGGGCAGCGGGGGGCGTGCGGGCTGATGCCCCGGGGCCCTTACCATTTGATGATGCTGTGGACcaagggaaggaaggagcagtTCTCCTCCGCCTTCACACCTGCAGGGGATGGAGGCTTCGGCGCGGGCTGCGGCTGTTGCGCTGAGACAgacggcggcggctgcggcggcggcagcggcttCATCTCCGGCAGCGGAGGCTCGGCGGGCGGCGGCAGCGTGTCCTCAGCCTGCCGGCCGGCAGCAATACCCACAGAAGCCATGGTGCCGGGGACCCCAGCCGCCGATCAGCCGGGCAGGCGGCTCCGCGCGCCGGAAGTGTTGCGGATTATGATGTCACCACCGTGCGCCGCGGAGGCGGGGCCGGGCCTGGCGGTCGTTACTAGGCAACGGGCGGCTGGTCCTGGGTGGCCTGGATTTGGTGGTACGCAGAGACAGCTAAATTTTTCTATGTCAGAAGTAGAAGGTGTACTTCAGGAATAACATCTTATTCCTATTCACGTTACAAAGAGAGTCCAAAAGCAACCAATACAGGAAGATAAATGAGGCCTCAGGAAGAGGGGACAGCACCTCCTGCACCTGCGGGTGTCAGGCCCTCGGCCCGCGGACGTGGAGGATCCGAGGGGAAGGACCCACGGCTCCCACCCGCGCATAAGCCTCCAGGGACGAGGCCTTGCGCCTACCCTATGGACCCAGAAATACACTGAACAGTTAATATGCATCTTCTGGGTGACACGCTGTGCTAACTGTGGGGAAAGGATGGGGAGGCTGTCTCAACTTCCTCCGAGCAGAGATGGCCAAaggggattcagttcagttcagtcgctcagtcgtgtccgactctttgcgaccccatgaatcgcagcacgtcaggcctccctgtc includes:
- the MED9 gene encoding mediator of RNA polymerase II transcription subunit 9; amino-acid sequence: MASVGIAAGRQAEDTLPPPAEPPLPEMKPLPPPQPPPSVSAQQPQPAPKPPSPAGVKAEENCSFLPLVHSIIKCMDKDSPDVHQDLNTLKTKFQEMRKVVSTMPGIHLSPEQQQQQLQRLREQVRTKNELLQKYKSLCMFEIPKE